Genomic window (Tamandua tetradactyla isolate mTamTet1 chromosome 3, mTamTet1.pri, whole genome shotgun sequence):
cgTTTCTCTTGTTGGCAGGGCTTCTGTCTAGCTGGACCTGCATCTACTTCTGCTTCTCTGTCCTCTctgcactttcttttcttttttttttttgtttttaatgcaattttattgagatataaaataaatattcattgttaTAAGCCACTAATATCAGTTTTATTGCAATatgaaataaatgttcattgttaTAAGCCactaatatttttttgctttttttaaaattttttttattaatcaaaaaaaagaaaagaaattaacacaacatttagaaatcattccattctacacatgcattcagtaattcttagtatcatcacatagatgtatgatcatcatttcttagtacatttgcatcgatttaggaaaagaactagcaaaacagcagaaaaagatatagaatgttaatatagagaagagaattaaaataataatactaattaaaatatatatatatatatataaaaaggaaaaagatacaaacaaacaaacaaaaaactatatttcaggtgcagcttcattcagtgttccaacatagttacattacacttaggtattattgtgctgtccatttttgagtttttgtatctagtcctgttgcacagtctgtatcccttcagctccaattacccattttcttaccctgtttctaactcctgctggtctctgttaccagtgatatattccaagctgattctcgaatgtcggttcacatcagtgggaccatacagtatttgtccttcagtttttggctagactcactcagcataatgttctctaggtccatccatgttattacatgcttcataagtttagtctgtcttaaagctgcataatattccatcgtaggtatacgccacagtttgtttagccactcgtctgttgatggacattttggctgtttccatctctttgcaattgtagataatgctgctataaacactggtgtgcaaatgtccatctgtgtttttgcccttaagtcctttgagtagatacctagcagtggtattgctgggtcgtaatccattctgccagtctatgtcttttgactgggaaattcagtccattaacttttagtgttattactgtttggataatattttcctctaccattttgccttttgtattatatatatatcatatctgactttccttctttctatactcttctccatagctctctcttctgtcttttcgtatctgactctagtgctccctttagtatttcttgcagagctggtctcttggtcacaaattctctcagtgactttttgtctgagaatgttttaatttctccctcatttttgaaggacaattttgctggatatagaagtcttggttggcagtttttctcttttagtaatttaaatatatcatcccactgtcttctagcttccatggtttctgctgagaaatctacacatagtcttattgggtttcccttgtatgtgatggattgtttttctcttgctgctttcaagatcctctctttctctttgacctctgacattctaactagtaagtgtcttggagaatgcctatttgggtctattctctttggggtgcgctgcacttcttggatctgtaaatttaggtctttcataagagttgggaaattttcagtgataatttcttccattagtttttctcctccttttcccttctcttctccttctgggacacccacaacacgaatatttgtgcgcttcatattgtcattcagttccctgatcccctgctcaagtttttccattcttttccctatagtttctgtttctttttggaattcagatgttccatcctccagttcactaattgtagcttctgtctctttagatctaccattgtaggtatccattgttttttccattttttcttctttgtccttcactcccataagttctgtgatttgttttttcagattttctatttcttctttttgttcagcccatgtcttcttcatgtcctccctcaatttattgatttggtttttgaagagtttttccatttctgttcatatattcagcattagttgtctcagctcctgtacctcatttgaactattggtttgtttctttgactgggccatatcttcaattttccaagtgtcatccattattttctgctggtgtctgggcatttgatcagatttccctgggtgtgggacccggctggttgaaaggtttttctgtgaaatctctgggctctgtttttcttttcctgcccagtaggtggcgctcgtggcgctcgtctgtctgcgggtgccaccagtaaaagatgctgtggctcctttaacttgccaatccgaatctcgcagtcggcccgggaaaccgcgcgtgggggggggggggggtcgctggccgctgtggcttgggggagtgccagtccaaattgcccagctggcccgagacgccaagcatggcgggagggccccgctatccaacgttcccagtcagaccggggagacacgtgcgtggaggggaccccagtcaccagccgccccggccggaaaaacgcgcacccctcgggtatctcaccgcagcggattctccctgcccgttcagccgttccagaatggggtacgctgtctttttggtctctgtcgtggctccaggagctgtttcatattgtttctgtttctttagttgctgttctggaggaggaactaagacccgcgcgtcttactaagctgccatcttctccggaagtctgcaCTTTCTTTTTATAAGATTGGGGACAGAGGGCCTGGAAGATGGATTCTGCTGCAGGAAGAGATTGTACCTTGAAGGCAGGCAGGGGCTACTTTGGCAGATCCCCTATTCCTTCAGCCTTTCTACTCCTAACTAGCTGGATGGAGGGAATGAGGCAACTCAGCCGACAATACTGTCCTTACCTTCAAAGACCTCCTGGCTCCGACGCCATGTGAGACCCCCAAGTTGGCAGGATGGCAGGTGGTTGAGGACAGGGCGAAGGGGAGTCTTCCAAGCCTGAGTGCTGGGCTTCCATCTCACCCTACCTCTTACTAGATGCTTGCTACTGGGCAAGTTATttcacctcagtttccccatctataaaatgagccTGTAAGAGTCCCTTTTATCTTACAGGTTGTTCTGCCTATGTTATAAATAAGATAGTGCAACGCCTGGTACATAGTGATCTAAAAACATGAACTGTTAGGAAACAAGGCAGGGTGTTGTCATGTGGAAATTGGGGTGTCAGTCAAACAAAGAGACATGGGCTATGGGCTCAGTGGGGTTTGAAGATATCCTCATGAGTAAAGGGCATAACCCCAAAGGATGGAGAGTGTTTGACTTGGCAGAGTGGAAGAATGGAAAGGTAAAAGTCAAAGCTCTGGTTGGGGATGGGGAGTGGCGCCATGTGGCTGGAAGGTCATGTTGGCTGAGGCGGGAAGAGGCCCTCTCAGGGACTGTGCAGGCAGTCTCCTGGGTACAGAAGGAGGAGGTTCAGGCCCCTTCTCCTTTTTGTCACTGTGCCCTTCCCTTGGACTTGAGTCACAAAGCTGAAGTTGCAGGTCCATCCCAGGGCTGCTGTCAGGGGCGGGCCTGGCTCAGGGAGGAAGCCCCTTCCCCACTCACCATCCTGTCTCCTTCAGCAAGGGCCTCCTCCCAGGGCTTGGCCACTCCCAGCACacagcacccccacccctcagCGGGGTTGCGCGGCAGGAGGCTTTCGCGGGGGCAGTGCCGGGTGGGCGGTTTTCCCAGAAGCAGGGAGCAAAGCCGGCCAGGGTTGGCGCGTCCTCAGATGGAGACATTGCCGGCTGGATGGCCAGCCTGCCCGGGCCAGCCTGAGGCCGAGGGCTCCTGCAGGCAGTGTCCCTGCACTCTGGGCCGCAGCACCACACCCCAGGGGTGTGGCATGTCCCAGAGGGAGGCCCAAGGGACACCAGCAATGCCGGGAGTGGGACAGGGCCGGGCTAAGGCCAAACCTCGGTTACTGCCAGGCCTTGAGAGAAGGAGCCACCTGAGCAGGGCCAGACAGGACCTGTGGGAAGAGCCAAGCTGGAGTAACCAAAAATGGAGCAGAACTACCCCTAGTCCTCAGGGGGCCAGGACGAGGCACCTGGCTCATGGCAGGGTAAGGAAATATGGGCCTTGGGgagagagctgggggtggggtagggggcagggatggggggaTCGGGTGTCACTTCTGATGGCAGAGCCTCACTCAGCATTACTGCTCCCACCCAAGGGAGGGGGCAGCAGCCCCTTAGGCTCCGGCTTGGGGTGGCTGGGGGAAATCAGAGCTGCTTTTAACCAGAGCCTTGCTCAGAGAGGTGGCCCGTCTTCCTTCTCTTGATGAGGAAACCGCCCAGAGGGTGATGGAACCCCAAGGTCAGCATTTATTGCAGCTGCCTTTCCATCTCTGGACTTTGCTGGGCCACGGGTCGGCCCTAGGGAGCGGGGCGGGGCTCTGCACCCTGCGCCCACGGGCACGCTGGCATAAACAGGGTGCAGATTCAGGTGTGGGACGGAGCAGGGACTAAGGGCGGGCAGAGTGGAGTTTCCCTGGGCCTCTGGGATCTGGAGCCCAAACTTGGCCCTCCCCTGGCCACCCGACCCCAGGCTCCTCGGGCGTCAAACGGGGCAGAGCTGAGAGCAGGAGGAGTGGGGTCTGAGGCCCTCCGGCCCTGCGGTTCGTCCAGCTTCGGGGCTGGGCAggaggccccacccccaccccggcctgCCCGCAGGGATGGGGGGCAGATGGGGTCCGGGCCAGGCGCACTCACCCGGGCCCCTGCAGGGCGCGGCGGGCCCGGAGAACGCGGCGCGGGAGCGGAGCCGAGTGTGCGCGCTGCGCCAGGCTTTCGTGGCCCTGCAGGCAGCCCTGCCCGCCGTGCCGCCCGACACCAAGCTCTCCAAGCTGGATGTGCTGGTGCTGGCCGCCAGCCACATCGCCCACCTCACCCACACTCTCGGCCATGAGTTGCCCGGCCCCACCCGGCCACCGTTCCCGCGTGGACTCCGCTACTTGCACCCCCTCAAGGTAGGCCCCGGGCCCTGGAGGGATGGGGACCCCGGCACCCAGGGCCTTGGGGACGGGGTGGGCATGGAGGGCTACCGAACTGGCCCCTGCCCTGGGCAGAGCTGGCTCTGGGGCCAGCAGCTTCTTGCTGTCTCAGGAGGAGCCAGGCctggctggtggggtggggtggggtggggtggggtggggtgggagctgCACAGGGCTCCTTGGGAATGTGGGCTCTTCAGGAGGAGGGGGCTCTGCAGAGGCCAGGAGGCTCCAGGGCCAGTAGGgtgagggaagggaaaggaacctGTGCTGGGGCAGGGAGCTGGGAAGGGAAGCCACACACCTGGAAGGGGTCTAGGATTCCCACGTGGCCTTACCCTGGCACCCCTACCCTGGCACCCCTACCCTGGCACCCCCTCGGGGTGCTCTGGACCACTGTGGCAGGAGAGAACCAGCCCTCCGGGAGGCCATAGGGTCAGACAAAACATCACTCTAGAAGCATCCAGGCTGGAGGGCTGCAGTGCCACGGGTGGGGGCTCCCTGGAGACACACACAGCCTTTCTGGCCCTCATGCGCACTCCCCAGCCTGTGGTCTGACATTCCAGAACCTcagttttattatatataaaataggagATGAAAACAGGAGGCTTCCGTGCTCGCTTTGgaagcacatatactaaaattggaacgatacagagaagattagcatggcccctgcacaaggatgactcgcaaattcatgaagcgttccatatttttaagaaaaaaaaaaaaacaacaaaaaagcaggaGGCTTCCTTCTCTTCTAGGGTATGAAATGAGACCATAAATGAAAACTGTAATTAGTAATTATCACCATTACCATAACAGCCagcatttactgagtgccaaAGATAGGCCAGGAGTGGTGCTTTAATGCATTTCAGTCTTTTAATCCTTGCAGCATCCCAGTGAGGAAATGGAAGCTTAGAGAGGCTAAGTGGGGGTGCCTGGCATAGGTCCCACGCTCACAGCGCAGGCAGGCTCAGGGGATGGCGCAGGAAGGAGCTAGCTGAAGACTCGAGCTTTACAAAGGGAAGGTTGTCTTCAGCCGCGGAGGATGACATTGTAATGAATCCAACTCCGTGTTTATGAAGGCTTTTTTACAGCCGACCCCTAAATAGCACAGTTCTGAAATGTCTTGAAACCTGAGTATTTTCCCTCTCTTCTATATCAATACAGCTAAAATCCAAGAGTTTGGGACTCAGTGAGTGCAACTTTGAAATGCTGAGGGCAGCCCTGGGCTGGACCTAGCAGTTTCTTTAACTATGAAGTGGCAACCCAGGCAGGGCCTTGAGTGTGTGCAGTAGGTGATCAGTAGAAATGTTGAAGAAGGAACCAGTGAGGGGCTGGGTCGGGCCTAGAattctggtggggtgggggtcgtTTCCCAGGCACATCACCCTTTGGCCCCCACGTGGTGTGGCTGCCGGGGAGAAGGGCAGAGCTCAGCGCTAAATTGACCCAGTGTTTTTGGAACTGCCCGTGTTCCTGATGGACAGATCGACATGTGGGGCTACAAAGCACTGTTAGCAGAGCGGtgatgctggggtggggggagggcggggggaggtgccaggggaggggaagggatggGGGATGCGAGGGGAGGCCAAGTCTGGGCTGGTGAGGGTTCTAGATGATGAGGCCCGCGGTAATGCGCAGTACTTGTCCCCATGCCCGTGTCTTTCAGAAGTGGCCGATGCGATCTCGTCTCTATGCCGGAGGCCTGGGGTGCCCCGGCCTTGACGCTACCCCAGCGCCACTGCGGGCCACAGAAGGAGGGCTGCAGAGGCTGGGCCCCAAGCCCCTGGAGAGGCGGTTGCTCTCCTCCCCACCAGGCCACCCTCACCAGCTCTTGGTGACAGATGATCGTCGACTTGCCCATTTCTCCTAGACTGTGGCTCAAGCAGGGGTCTGGCTTCCTGCCGGACTTACCTGCCCCCACTCTGACTCTCAGCCATCAGCTCTGACTCAGGTTCAGCTGCCAAGTTCCAGCGCATGGGCCAAGGGTGTCAGTGGGCACTGGGCAGCGGGCACTGGGCAGTGGGCAGGGCTCCTGGGAGGGTGAGCACTCCGAGGAGCGGCAGGGTAGAAACTCTCATCCTTGGCACCCCTGCCTGACTTCCCAGTGGCTCTGCTGGGGCAACTAGAATGGGAGAGGGAAGAGTCTGGAGGGGGGGTTCCCAGTTGAGTCAGGGCACCACTCCTTGCTTTTTTCCCCTAAGGCTCCCACAAATCCTCTGGAGAGAGCAAGAGCATAGAAATTGCTGCCGAGGGGCAGAGTTTGGGGCAGCAGCACTGGGTCTGATGAGGAAGCCAGGGGTTCAGAGAAGCTCTTGGCAGCTGCAAGTCTGAACTGGGCTGGGCCCAATAGCCAGAGCGGATGCCTAACCCGACATCAAAGACGCAGTCGGGAATTTAGGATTTTGGGTTGTGGGTCTCTCCTGCTGCCCTTCTCCTCTTAGGGCCCCCTGCACCCTTCCACTCATTTTTGACATGAGTAGTGTTTACAGTTAAACCATAAAGCTAACACTGCTTATTCCAGTTTCTAGAGAAATTTGAGGTGGTCCCAGTTGCCTCACTCGAGATCTTATCCCAGAGGCAGCTCTGCCTTAACTGAGCTAAGCAGTGCCTTAGGGCCTTGCCTCTGAAGGATATTGGTTGAGTCCATTACATCCTCAAAGGACCTTAAAAGGAGAACATTTATCTTTTCCGGGGAATGATAATTATAGTTTTCTCTTCTCGTTATGTTAGAAACTTAACCTCAAGGGACGACAAGTCAGGCCTGGATTGCTCGTGTGATTTTTGCCCAAGGCTTCACTGTCCCTGTCTCTGGAGTTATTTCTACACTCTACCTCCACGGGAAGCTCCCTAAGGGCAGCTCCTCACGCACCTCCCCAAGTCAGGCCCCAGCATGGATCACAGATGGCTCTGTCTCCCGGCCCGGACAGGACTAACTCCCAGAGGCTAGGCATAGGAAAAGTAaacttccagcctccagcctgGTACCTGAAGCCCAGATTGGGAAGGACACACCTTTCTGCTAAACTCCAGAGCCTCCGAGCGGGAGGGGCCGGGGAGGCGGAGTAGGCTCTCAAAGGGCATGTCCTTGAGCAGAAACTACCAAATCCTAGGAATGAATGAGGAATGGGCAGGGGGAGTTGCCAGGGATCAGGGTTCTGGCACCGTGAGCTGCTGCCTCCCCTGCCTTGCCAGGGTGGCAGAAGATAGGGGGCTAAGGGGGTGACTTGGCAAGTTGGGGTGGAGGTAGCAGAGAAACCGTGTCCCGGACCTGTGCTGGCCGGGACGTGGGAGAGCGGTTGGATTGTGGCTGGGAGCCATGGAACAGCCTTGGCCAAGGCTGAACCCATAAATCTGCCTGGGACCAAGGGATCCTAGAGTGCGTCCAGAGTGCCTTCAGGGTAGCTGGACGAGGGGGCAGGCAGAGCCCGGACCAGGTGTGGGAGGGATGAGCAGTGTTTTTCATGAGACCATAAAAGTCCAGCTCGaatgttctatttttaaatcCTCAAAGTGTTCCTGGTTGAGTTCAGGGGTGATAGGAAAGAGGAACACACAAATTCCCTCCCCAGTGGGTGGCACACAatctttttctggggtaaaaGGAAAACTGGTTTGAGGGGAGGAGTTGGAGGGGGAAGActcccccccctccccaccccgtaGTGGCCTGATAACTGGGTAGACTTCGGCCTGgagcctgccctgccctgccctgctcagACTCAAGCCTCCGTGAATTAAATCAGAGCCCTGGGGGTTCCCTGGTAgggaagcaagaagagaaaagtaaGGAGGAAGCCGTAGATGGCTTGGGAAGGGAAGGCCCAGCATTTCCAGCTTCTAAGGCGGCCTCAGACTCTCTCCAAGTAAGGTTGTTTCCTTAGTACCCGGGAGAGTCCTGCGGGGACCACAGGCCATCTCTTCGGCCAGGCAGCATCCAGCACATCAAGTTGAGGGACCGAATGCCCCTGGGGGGTGTGTAGCCTGAGCCAGCGTGAGGGCAGGGGATGCGGGGGTTAACCAGAACATAGGGGACCCCTCCCTCCTTGACAAGCGCAACCCTGCGGGCGCTGCCCTGGAAGAAAGAAGAACTGTCAGGTCAGAGAGGTACCAGGACGAGGAATAAAAACTTCCTTTGTTCACTGGGACTCAAGGGCTTTGTATTCCCACTGGGAGCTGGGGGGAGGGGTCATGGATGGACCAGACCAGTAAGGGTCAGCAGAGGCCAGGGAGACTCAGGTCCAATGGCAATTTTTATTCCCTGGGAACAAAGATATGTGGGAAAGAAGTTCCAAAAGTAAACAGAAGCCCAGAACACAGGGGACAAAATGCCACAAAGGTGGCAGGCGCAGGAGTCAGAGGGAGGCTGCTCCATGGCGGATCTCTGGCATCACCTGCCCCTCCCACATGCCTGTGAcacagggtggggatggggcagtGATGGGGAGGAAAACGTCCCTGCTCTCCCCACCCCGCGCTGGATGCATGTGCCCTTTCTGGTGAGCGGCAGGAACGAGGGGTTGGGGGAAGGCCCAGAACAGGGCTGTGGGAGAAGCAGAGCTGGTGGTGGGATAGCCAAAGTACTGAGGTGGAGACCGTGAGTGTTGTCAAGTTGGGAACTAGGGAAACTAGAAGTAGGTCTAGTCTCTGAGAAATTCCTTTTCTCTCCCCCTGGGAGGAGCCCGGCTGTGATGTGCCAGGTGGCAGTGCCCTCTTCCTTCTGTGCTGCGAGCCCAAAGCTTGACCTTTGGATCCGGGGTTGGCAAATGACGTTCAGTGGGTCAAATCCAACCTGCCACctattttgtaaatgaagttttattggaatacaacCATACCCTTCCATTTGTGCATGTGCCCCGGGCTGCTCTCCTGCCCCATGGTGGAACTGAATGGCTGCGACTGAGACCATGTGGTCTGCAAAGCCAGATATGTTTACTCTCTGGTCCTTGACAGAAAAGGTTCGCTGACCTCTGCTCAAGAGCAGAAGTTTTCAAAATGAGGTCTGGAAATCCTGGGAGGCCCTGACGCTCCTGCAGGTAATCTAAACGGCCAAAACTGTTTGTATAATAGCAagatgttatttgcctttttcatccttattttccATGGGTACAGTGGAATTTTCCAGAAGCTGCATGACCTGTGATATCACAACAGATGGATTGTAGAAGCCGATAGAGAATCTAGCTATCAAGATATTACTAGATTATCTATTAATTAAAATATCTATTAAttaaagatatttgcaaaaatataaaacaataccactcttctcactaattttttttccaatatggaaaatgatttttcataaaaatgttatatatattcaCTTATAATGGGGTTAATTaatgttgtttttaaataaatagcatattttaaagttttctccattttaatttctaaaatgctAAATATCAATAGACataacccacataaacaaaatcTCTTTGGGGTTAAACTTTTTTAAGAATACAGAGGGATCTTGAGACCAAAATCTTTTAAAACCACtgcaggtggctcagcaggcagagttctcgtcttccatgccggagacccgagtttgtttcccggtgcccgcccatgcaaaaaaaaaagcaaaacaaaaaaacactgcaaaaggGAGCCTGCCCTAGCACCCAGACAACTGGACATGTGCCCTAGAGCAGATGCAGTGACTTGGGGCTGGTCTCTGAGAGATGAAGGCCATGGGCAGAGAGGGATCCCTGCACAGTGAGGGCGGCGGCCTGAGCCCTGGGCCCAGGTCACAGTGAGGTCTCCTGGAGGACGAAGGTGGGACCACTGCCTACCCCAGACACAGCCGCGGCCTCCTTGTCGCTGCTGTCCCTCAGCATGCCATTGCTCAAGACACGCGGGTGTCCGCGAGGAGGTCCTGGGAACACCAGCAAGGGGAGTGGGCAGCGGGAATACACAAATGGCTGGTGATGGAACTATGGCAGAAAAGGTGACAAGACAGCTTGATCCCTGCCAGATGGGAGATCAGAGGAAGAGCAGgtggggagaagggctgggggagcCAGCCCCCAGTGCTCCTTTCTGGACCTGAGACCTGTCTGTTCCCGCGTGGGAGCTGAGGTGACCCGCGCCGGAGCCTGTGCCCTCTGCAGGAAAGCGTCCTGGAGACCCCGCCCGGAGGAGGCTGGGCCCAGCCTGCAACAGACACATGTTACGCCCACTAAAGGTGGGCACatcttccttccttttaaaaatatttttattgtaaacacaaacaaacatataaacattcttgacatggtacaatcagtggctcacaatatcatcacgtagttgtgtattcatcaccatgatcattttttgaacattcgcatttctccagcaaaagaaatttaaaaaaaagaaaagaaaaactcacacatgccataccccttaccccttcctctcattgaccgtaatatttcaatctattcaatttattttaacctttgttccccctattatttatttcttatccatatttttcactcatctgtccataccatagataaaaggagcatcacacacaaggttttcacaatcacacagccacattgcatAAACTATtgcacaatcatcttcaagaaacatggctactggaacacagctctacgttttcaggcacttctctctagccactctaagacaccataaactaaaaagggaatatttatataatgcttaagaataacctccaagatgacctttcgattctgtttgaaatctctcagctgctgacactttattttgtctcatttctttcttccccttttggttgagaaggttttctcaatcccttgatgtctaGTCCCAGGTCATcgtagggtttctgtcccatgttgccagggaggtttacactcctgggagtcatgtcccatgaagaggggggagggcaatgagttcttatttcactttttttgggggggtgcacggtctgggaattaaacccaggtcacccacatagaaggcgagcattctaccactgaaccacccgtgcacccttcttatttcattttaaatctatAAAGGCTGTGTTTTTTGAATTATAATGAATTAAGATTCTTGCCGAGACATTGAACAAGTGACCATACACATTTTTGTTTAATCTTCCAGGCATGTATCTTTAACTTCTAGGCTCTGAAGATCATAAAACAAAAGCATGTTAATTAGGGAAAATTAATTTGTTAGACCGTGTTACAGGGAGTTGAATTTGTTTGCTATAGAAAATAATATTCTTAACAATGTGTTTCAACATTTGGCTCACTTATGCTGTAAATTAACTTGCCAACTCTATGTTTAAATTCACTGCTCTATATATGGAGGGTTCATTTGTTATTCAAAAGCACTAAGACACTTACATTATTAACTTATAGGTCAACGGAAAGTCAAAAATGCCTCTGAAGATTTAGATACAAATTCAATGTAAGTTCTGTTGATAGTgtcctggctggctggcaatcctcaggttccttggctttcccatcacatggtgatgttttctcttttgttttctgggtccccttgacttctagcttctgactccTTGCCATGTCTTTCTCTGATCggtctgaatttcttctacttaTCAAGGATTCctgtaatctggattaaggcccaaaCTCATTCAGTAGGGACACACTGTTGCATCCTGCTGAACCAGCAGCAGAACTCACCCCAAAATAAGAAATAGGGGAACCCAGCCAGAACTGCCCCAAATGCCCCACTTCGGTGCTTGTTAAGATTCTGAAGAAAGAGGTGCTAAACACTAGGGTGATTGGTCCTTTAGCACTTACTAGGGAAACTTACAGAAAGTTGCAGCTACCTCTTGATGGATAGCAAGAAATTCACTCGAGTATGTCCATATCCATGGCAACTGCTCTTTAAATTACATTGGGCTGGAGGACAAAGGTGGCTAAATGTCAAAGGCTTGCATGCAAGTTTTGGGAAAATATCTGGATATGTGCTCTTTCCTTAAAACAAGATTTGTTCCAGGCAGGTGGCATTCAAGGTTATAGCAGCTAAAGCTCAGCACTCTTCCAGGGAATTACATAAAGGGATACCTGAGGAAGGGGCAGGGGCGAGGTTGATCCCCAGTCATGTAGGAGACACCACATGTAT
Coding sequences:
- the TCF23 gene encoding LOW QUALITY PROTEIN: transcription factor 23 (The sequence of the model RefSeq protein was modified relative to this genomic sequence to represent the inferred CDS: inserted 1 base in 1 codon); translated protein: MSQREAQGTPAMPGVGQGRAKAKPRLLPGLERRSHLSRARQDLWEEPSWSNQKWSRTTPSPQGARTRHLAHGRGAAGPENAARERSRVCALRQAFVALQAALPAVPPDTKLSKLDVLVLAASHIAHLTHTLGHELPGPTRPPFPRGLRYLHPLKKWPMRSRLYAGGLGCPGLDATPXATAGHRRRAAEAGPQAPGEAVALLPTRPPSPALGDR